The proteins below come from a single Zea mays cultivar B73 chromosome 8, Zm-B73-REFERENCE-NAM-5.0, whole genome shotgun sequence genomic window:
- the LOC100192684 gene encoding putative ubiquitin-conjugating enzyme family: MASKRILKELKDLQKDPPTSCSAGPAGEDMFHWQATIMGPPDSPYAGGVFLVNIHFPPDYPFKPPKVSFKTKVFHPNINSNGSICLDILKEQWSPALTISKVLLSICSLLTDPNPDDPLVPEIAHMYKTDRPKYEATARSWTQKYAMG; encoded by the exons ATGGCATCCAAACGTATCCTCAAGGAATTAAAGGACTTGCAAAAGGACCCTCCAACATCATGCAGTGCAG GTCCTGCTGGTGAGGATATGTTCCACTGGCAGGCAACCATCATGGGTCCTCCTGATAGTCCATATGCTGGAGGTGTTTTCTTGGTGAACATTCATTTCCCGCCAGACTACCCCTTCAAGCCTCCAAAG GTATCTTTTAAGACGAAGGTCTTCCATCCAAACATCAATAGTAATGGAAGCATATGTCTTGACATTCTTAAGGAGCAGTGGAGCCCTGCTTTGACAATCTCTAAG GTTTTGCTTTCTATCTGCTCCCTGCTTACTGATCCCAACCCAGACGACCCTCTTGTCCCTGAGATTGCTCACATGTACAAGACGGATCGGCCTAAGTACGAGGCGACAGCCCGCAGCTGGACCCAGAAGTACGCCATGGGATGA
- the LOC100279852 gene encoding uncharacterized protein isoform X1 → MFKFLKEVVAGSGSGLKDFPYTIGEPYASAWGSWKHHRGTSKDDGSPVSIFSLSGSNPQDRHMVAGRNGVKRLRTVRHPNILSFLHSTEAEAADGPAMKYTIYIVTEPVMPLSEKLKELNLGGTQRDEYFAWGLHQISKAVSFLNNDCKLVHGNVCLASVVVTQTLDWKLHAFDVLSEFDANNEASGSPMLQFEWLVGTQYKPMELSKSDWASIRKSPPWAIDSWGLGCLIYELFSGAKLARTEDLRNTASIPKSLLPDYQRLLNSTPSRRLNPSKLIDNSEFFQNKLVETIQFMEILNLKDTFEKDSFFRKLPNIAEQLPREIVLKKLLPVLASSLEFGSAAAPALTVLLKMGSWLPADQFNIKVLPTIVKLFASNDRAIRACLLHHINQFGESMSAQIVDEQVFPHVATGFSDTDGTIRELTLKSMLVLAPKLSQRTISGSLLKYLSKLQVDEEPGIRTNTTILLGNIAGYMNDGTRKRVLINAFTVRALRDTFPPARAAGIMALSVTSSYYEMTEIATRILPNIVVLTFDPNSDVRTKAFQATDQFLQIAKQHHEKLNTGDNSVAESTGVKLKPGNAGLLGWAMSSVTQKGKPFDHAPISTANANNSQASTTSTATPVLFTLKDLQLSISIRLPDTQASTLAYAPSTSTSLDQAASASARSSVDGWGELEDGNIHEENSSDKDGWDDVDPFEDKPSPSLLSNIQAAQKRPVVQPKQPVANSSKPNPLKAPKSEDDPLWGPIAAAPPKSAVKSADIKPSTSHNDEDDLWGSIAAPPKSSGKPLKPAVANSDDLWGAIAAPPPATKARPLASSGRGRGTKPAQPKLGAQRIGRTSSTGM, encoded by the exons ATGTTCAAGTTCCTCAAGGAGGTGGTCGCGGGATCCGGATCGGGACTCAAGGACTTCCCCTACACCATCGGCGAGCCCTACGCATCGGCTTGGGGCTCATGGAAACACCACCGCGGTACCTCCAAG GATGATGGGTCGCCTGTGTCAATTTTTTCTCTGTCAGGGAGCAACCCTCAGGACAGACACATGGTTGCTGGTCGCAACGGTGTTAAGAGATTACGAACA GTGCGGCATCCAAATATCTTATCCTTTTTACACAGTACTGAAGCAGAAGCTGCGGATGGACCTGCCATGAAATACACAATTTATATTGTAACAGAGCCTGTTATGCCACTTTCTGAAAAGCTCAAGGAACTGAATCTTGGTGGTACACAGAG AGATGAGTactttgcatgggggcttcatcaGATATCCAAAGCTGTGAGCTTTCTCAATAATGACTGCAAACTT GTTCATGGTAATGTATGCTTGGCCAGTGTTGTTGTTACACAAACCCTGGATTGGAAGCTTCATGCTTTTGATGTTCTGTCAGAATTTGATGCTAATAATGAAGCCTCTGGTAGCCCCATGTTG CAATTTGAATGGTTAGTTGGAACACAGTACAAGCCAATGGAGCTGTCAAAGTCAGATTGGGCTTCAATTAGAAAATCACCCCCATGGGCCATTGATTCTTGGGGACTAG GGTGTTTAATTTATGAACTATTTTCTGGTGCAAAGCTGGCTAGAACAGAGGACCTTCGAAATACTGCTTCAATCCCAAAG TCTCTACTTCCAGATTACCAGAGGCTCTTGAATTCCACACCTTCTCGTAGACTAAATCCTTCAAAACTTATTGACAACAGCG AGTTTTTCCAGAACAAGTTAGTAGAGACCATCCAGTTCATGGAAATTCTTAATTTGAAAGACACCTTTGAGAAAGACAGTTTTTTTCGTAAACTCCCCAATATAGCTGAACAGCTTCCTCGTGAAATAGTTCTGAAAAAG CTGCTCCCTGTATTGGCTTCTTCTCTTGAATTTGGTTCAGCTGCCGCTCCAGCCTTAACTGTTTTGTTAAAGATGGGTTCCTGGCTTCCTGCTGACCAATTTAATATCAAG GTCTTGCCAACTATTGTCAAGCTTTTTGCCTCCAATGACCGAGCTATCCGAGCATGTCTTTTGCATCACATAAATCAGTTTGGGGAATCAATGTCAGCTCAAATTGTTGACGAACAA GTTTTTCCTCATGTAGCCACTGGCTTCTCTGATACTGATGGTACTATTCGTGAACTGACATTGAAGTCGATGCTCGTATTAGCACCAAAA TTATCTCAGCGTACAATCTCAGGATCTCTCTTAAAATATCTCTCTAAGCTACAG GTGGACGAAGAACCTGGTATCAGGACAAACACAACAATTCTTCTTGGCAATATTGCAGGCTACATGAACGATGGG ACAAGGAAGAGAGTACTGATCAATGCATTCACAGTTCGTGCATTACGTGATACCTTCCCTCCGGCCAGAGCAGCTG GAATCATGGCACTGAGTGTCACTAGTTCATACTATGAAATGACAGAGATTGCAACTCGCATCCTGCCTAACATTGTTGTGCTCACAtttgacccaaatag TGATGTCCGAACGAAGGCTTTTCAGGCTACCGATCAGTTCTTGCAAATAGCAAAACAACACCATGAAAAG CTTAATACAGGAGACAACAGTGTGGCTGAAAGTACTGGTGTTAAGTTAAAGCCTGGAAATGCAGGTTTACTTGG GTGGGCCATGAGTTCTGTTACACAAAAGGGTAAACCTTTTGACCATGCCCCAATATCTACTGCAAATGCCAATAATTCTCAAGCATCAACAACCTCGACTGCCACTCCAG TTCTGTTCACTTTAAAAGATCTGCAATTGAGTATATCAATTCGATTGCCAGACACTCAGGCTTCCACACTAGCGTATGCACCATCCACATCCACCTCGCTTGATCAAGCTGCATCAGCATCAGCAAGGTCGTCAGTAGATGGGTGGGGTGAGCTTGAGGATGGTAATATCCATGAGGAGAATAGTAGCGATAAAGATGGATGGGATGATGTAGACCCATTTGAGGACAAGCCATCCCCATCTCTTCTATCCAACATACAGGCTGCTCAAAAACGTCCAGTGGTGCAACCAAAGCAACCGG TTGCAAACTCATCTAAACCAAACCCACTGAAAGCGCCAAAGTCAGAAGACGATCCTTTGTGGGGTCCTATAGCTGCTGCACCACCTAAAAGTGCAGTAAAATCTGCAGACATCAAGCCATCAACATCACATAATGATGAGGATGACCTCTGGGGTTCAATAGCAGCACCTCCAAAATCATCTGGGAAGCCTTTGAAGCCAGCTGTAGCGAATAGTGACGACTTATGGGGTGCCATCGCAGCACCTCCACCAGCAACCAAAGCCAGACCCTTAGCCTCGTCAGGTAGGGGCCGAGGAACAAAGCCAGCGCAACCAAAACTTGGTGCTCAAAGAATAGGAAGAACATCTTCAACTGGAATGTGA
- the LOC100192684 gene encoding putative ubiquitin-conjugating enzyme family isoform X1 codes for MASKRILKELKDLQKDPPTSCSAGPAGEDMFHWQATIMGPPDSPYAGGVFLVNIHFPPDYPFKPPKVSFKTKVFHPNINSNGSICLDILKEQWSPALTISKNINCKPFFSFKIYTSKTYQRNYHMYLGFGHLSSTGLRNNSFAFYLLPAY; via the exons ATGGCATCCAAACGTATCCTCAAGGAATTAAAGGACTTGCAAAAGGACCCTCCAACATCATGCAGTGCAG GTCCTGCTGGTGAGGATATGTTCCACTGGCAGGCAACCATCATGGGTCCTCCTGATAGTCCATATGCTGGAGGTGTTTTCTTGGTGAACATTCATTTCCCGCCAGACTACCCCTTCAAGCCTCCAAAG GTATCTTTTAAGACGAAGGTCTTCCATCCAAACATCAATAGTAATGGAAGCATATGTCTTGACATTCTTAAGGAGCAGTGGAGCCCTGCTTTGACAATCTCTAAG AATATCAATTGCAAGCCATTCTTTTCGTTCAAAATTTACACGTCCAAAACATACCAGAGAAACTATCATATGTACTTAGGCTTTGGACACCTTTCGAGTACAGGACTGCGAAACAATA GTTTTGCTTTCTATCTGCTCCCTGCTTACTGA
- the LOC100384715 gene encoding uncharacterized protein LOC100384715 yields MQAEDVRSRFGRCPYCRAMIYQDLSAVIFYCTRCRTPIRGRNPQPADETEYALAQLEILSADTASVFSDVDAEPPNPRSAWAVEDDDGEQSRSATATRRSSASSPSYREGEFGSVRAGPTSSGSALNSGLNRDHRSEAARSASPLHSRVTQLRPSSRRTRRSSSGDVDVRSDAGSNTESYSAATDTSYTRRSSPLSSQELQAPTALSAAAGFESADLTRTPLGDPAFQKDLLQALDNLRKLIAVVDHPPRSVDVDDGHLQGATPRLSASCNNGSSGGKRTTTRRSSRLMLRLESQSQLTRALPAERPRRRDANTSTSSSSSASSSRRRGGARARAPQCRPVLGGTPFVVCGECSEILQLPPALPAGRVCRLQCGGCGEAFEMTLPAVGSTGLPKKIFSAPQPAVSGGEDAEEYPLARSNLSLSLSREQPRPTMEPLHRVLGYSSVSSVLRSLRYS; encoded by the exons ATGCAGGCCGAGGACGTGAGGTCGCGGTTCGGGCGGTGCCCTTACTGCCGCGCCATGATCTACCAGGACCTCAGCGCCGTCATCTTCTACTGCACCAGGTGCCGCACGCCCATCCGAG GCAGGAACCCACAACCCGCCGACGAGACCGAGTACGCGCTCGCGCAGCTCGAGATCCTCTCCGCCGACACCGCGTCCGTGTTCTCCGACGTCGACGCCGAACCGCCCAACCCGAGGTCGGCTTGGGCCGTCGAGGATGACGACGGAGAACAGAGCAGGTCAGCTACCGCTACCCGGAGAAGCTCCGCGTCGTCGCCCTCGTACAGAGAGGGAGAGTTTGGTTCGGTCAGGGCAGGTCCAACAAGCAGCGGCAGCGCTCTCAACTCTGGCCTCAACCGGGACCACCGATCGGAGGCCGCGAGAAGCGCGTCGCCGCTGCACAGTCGCGTGACCCAGCTCCGGCCGTCGTCGCGGAGGACCAGGCGATCGAGCAGCGGCGACGTAGATGTGCGCAGCGACGCGGGATCGAACACCGAGTCGTACTCCGCCGCGACTGATACATCTTACACGCGCCGGTCGTCGCCGCTGAGCTCGCAAGAACTCCAAGCGCCGACGGCCTTGTCAGCAGCAGCAGGATTCGAGTCAGCCGACCTTACGAGGACGCCGCTCGGTGATCCGGCGTTCCAGAAGGACCTCCTGCAGGCGCTGGACAACCTCCGGaagctcatcgctgtcgtcgatcATCCGCCGCGGAGCGTCGACGTCGACGACGGGCACCTTCAAGGCGCGACGCCTCGGCTGAGCGCGTCCTGCAACAACGGGAGCAGCGGCGGCAAGCGTACGACCACAAGGCGCAGCTCCCGACTCATGCTCCGCCTGGAGTCGCAGTCGCAGCTCACGCGGGCGTTGCCCGCCGAGCGACCGCGCCGCCGAGACGCGAACACGAGCACTTCGTCCTCCTCCTCGGCGTCGAGCAGCCGCCGGCGCGGTGGCGCCAGGGCGCGGGCCCCGCAGTGCCGCCCGGTGCTGGGCGGCACGCCGTTCGTTGTCTGCGGCGAGTGCTCGGAGATACTGCAGCTGCCGCCCGCCCTACCCGCCGGCCGAGTATGCAGGCTGCAGTGCGGCGGCTGCGGCGAAGCGTTCGAGATGACGCTGCCGGCGGTCGGCTCGACGGGCCTGCCCAAGAAGATCTTTTCCGCGCCGCAGCCTGCTGTCAGCGGCGGAGAGGATGCCGAGGAGTATCCGCTCGCGAGAAGCAACCTGAGCCTGAGCCTGAGCCGCGAGCAGCCACGGCCGACGATGGAGCCGCTGCACCGCGTGCTGGGGTACAGCTCCGTTAGCTCGGTGCTACGCAGCCTGCGGTACAGCTGA
- the LOC100279852 gene encoding uncharacterized protein LOC100279852 produces MFKFLKEVVAGSGSGLKDFPYTIGEPYASAWGSWKHHRGTSKDDGSPVSIFSLSGSNPQDRHMVAGRNGVKRLRTVRHPNILSFLHSTEAEAADGPAMKYTIYIVTEPVMPLSEKLKELNLGGTQRDEYFAWGLHQISKAVSFLNNDCKLVHGNVCLASVVVTQTLDWKLHAFDVLSEFDANNEASGSPMLQFEWLVGTQYKPMELSKSDWASIRKSPPWAIDSWGLGCLIYELFSGAKLARTEDLRNTASIPKSLLPDYQRLLNSTPSRRLNPSKLIDNSEFFQNKLVETIQFMEILNLKDTFEKDSFFRKLPNIAEQLPREIVLKKLLPVLASSLEFGSAAAPALTVLLKMGSWLPADQFNIKVLPTIVKLFASNDRAIRACLLHHINQFGESMSAQIVDEQVFPHVATGFSDTDGTIRELTLKSMLVLAPKLSQRTISGSLLKYLSKLQVDEEPGIRTNTTILLGNIAGYMNDGTRKRVLINAFTVRALRDTFPPARAAGIMALSVTSSYYEMTEIATRILPNIVVLTFDPNSDVRTKAFQATDQFLQIAKQHHEKLNTGDNSVAESTGVKLKPGNAGLLGWAMSSVTQKGKPFDHAPISTANANNSQASTTSTATPDTQASTLAYAPSTSTSLDQAASASARSSVDGWGELEDGNIHEENSSDKDGWDDVDPFEDKPSPSLLSNIQAAQKRPVVQPKQPVANSSKPNPLKAPKSEDDPLWGPIAAAPPKSAVKSADIKPSTSHNDEDDLWGSIAAPPKSSGKPLKPAVANSDDLWGAIAAPPPATKARPLASSGRGRGTKPAQPKLGAQRIGRTSSTGM; encoded by the exons ATGTTCAAGTTCCTCAAGGAGGTGGTCGCGGGATCCGGATCGGGACTCAAGGACTTCCCCTACACCATCGGCGAGCCCTACGCATCGGCTTGGGGCTCATGGAAACACCACCGCGGTACCTCCAAG GATGATGGGTCGCCTGTGTCAATTTTTTCTCTGTCAGGGAGCAACCCTCAGGACAGACACATGGTTGCTGGTCGCAACGGTGTTAAGAGATTACGAACA GTGCGGCATCCAAATATCTTATCCTTTTTACACAGTACTGAAGCAGAAGCTGCGGATGGACCTGCCATGAAATACACAATTTATATTGTAACAGAGCCTGTTATGCCACTTTCTGAAAAGCTCAAGGAACTGAATCTTGGTGGTACACAGAG AGATGAGTactttgcatgggggcttcatcaGATATCCAAAGCTGTGAGCTTTCTCAATAATGACTGCAAACTT GTTCATGGTAATGTATGCTTGGCCAGTGTTGTTGTTACACAAACCCTGGATTGGAAGCTTCATGCTTTTGATGTTCTGTCAGAATTTGATGCTAATAATGAAGCCTCTGGTAGCCCCATGTTG CAATTTGAATGGTTAGTTGGAACACAGTACAAGCCAATGGAGCTGTCAAAGTCAGATTGGGCTTCAATTAGAAAATCACCCCCATGGGCCATTGATTCTTGGGGACTAG GGTGTTTAATTTATGAACTATTTTCTGGTGCAAAGCTGGCTAGAACAGAGGACCTTCGAAATACTGCTTCAATCCCAAAG TCTCTACTTCCAGATTACCAGAGGCTCTTGAATTCCACACCTTCTCGTAGACTAAATCCTTCAAAACTTATTGACAACAGCG AGTTTTTCCAGAACAAGTTAGTAGAGACCATCCAGTTCATGGAAATTCTTAATTTGAAAGACACCTTTGAGAAAGACAGTTTTTTTCGTAAACTCCCCAATATAGCTGAACAGCTTCCTCGTGAAATAGTTCTGAAAAAG CTGCTCCCTGTATTGGCTTCTTCTCTTGAATTTGGTTCAGCTGCCGCTCCAGCCTTAACTGTTTTGTTAAAGATGGGTTCCTGGCTTCCTGCTGACCAATTTAATATCAAG GTCTTGCCAACTATTGTCAAGCTTTTTGCCTCCAATGACCGAGCTATCCGAGCATGTCTTTTGCATCACATAAATCAGTTTGGGGAATCAATGTCAGCTCAAATTGTTGACGAACAA GTTTTTCCTCATGTAGCCACTGGCTTCTCTGATACTGATGGTACTATTCGTGAACTGACATTGAAGTCGATGCTCGTATTAGCACCAAAA TTATCTCAGCGTACAATCTCAGGATCTCTCTTAAAATATCTCTCTAAGCTACAG GTGGACGAAGAACCTGGTATCAGGACAAACACAACAATTCTTCTTGGCAATATTGCAGGCTACATGAACGATGGG ACAAGGAAGAGAGTACTGATCAATGCATTCACAGTTCGTGCATTACGTGATACCTTCCCTCCGGCCAGAGCAGCTG GAATCATGGCACTGAGTGTCACTAGTTCATACTATGAAATGACAGAGATTGCAACTCGCATCCTGCCTAACATTGTTGTGCTCACAtttgacccaaatag TGATGTCCGAACGAAGGCTTTTCAGGCTACCGATCAGTTCTTGCAAATAGCAAAACAACACCATGAAAAG CTTAATACAGGAGACAACAGTGTGGCTGAAAGTACTGGTGTTAAGTTAAAGCCTGGAAATGCAGGTTTACTTGG GTGGGCCATGAGTTCTGTTACACAAAAGGGTAAACCTTTTGACCATGCCCCAATATCTACTGCAAATGCCAATAATTCTCAAGCATCAACAACCTCGACTGCCACTCCAG ACACTCAGGCTTCCACACTAGCGTATGCACCATCCACATCCACCTCGCTTGATCAAGCTGCATCAGCATCAGCAAGGTCGTCAGTAGATGGGTGGGGTGAGCTTGAGGATGGTAATATCCATGAGGAGAATAGTAGCGATAAAGATGGATGGGATGATGTAGACCCATTTGAGGACAAGCCATCCCCATCTCTTCTATCCAACATACAGGCTGCTCAAAAACGTCCAGTGGTGCAACCAAAGCAACCGG TTGCAAACTCATCTAAACCAAACCCACTGAAAGCGCCAAAGTCAGAAGACGATCCTTTGTGGGGTCCTATAGCTGCTGCACCACCTAAAAGTGCAGTAAAATCTGCAGACATCAAGCCATCAACATCACATAATGATGAGGATGACCTCTGGGGTTCAATAGCAGCACCTCCAAAATCATCTGGGAAGCCTTTGAAGCCAGCTGTAGCGAATAGTGACGACTTATGGGGTGCCATCGCAGCACCTCCACCAGCAACCAAAGCCAGACCCTTAGCCTCGTCAGGTAGGGGCCGAGGAACAAAGCCAGCGCAACCAAAACTTGGTGCTCAAAGAATAGGAAGAACATCTTCAACTGGAATGTGA